The following are from one region of the Colias croceus chromosome 4, ilColCroc2.1 genome:
- the LOC123691211 gene encoding josephin-1, which produces MNEMNSKPHIYHEKQVRELCALHALNNLFQTRNTFSKSDLDSICSRLSPNVWINPHRSMLGFGNYDINVIMAALQKKGCEAIWFDKRKDPGCLDLANICGFILNVPSDYKLGFVMLPIRRRHWITIRQIQGNFYNLDSKLDSPQLIGRNTDLISYLKEQLDCKEKELFVVVSKEVEEKQLWINQYALNNRIDSHKNIPNCDSVDSINSQNEYKNRDSECLRLNEVRNCVASVENSF; this is translated from the exons ATGAACGAAATGAATTCAAAGCCTCATATTTATCATGAAAAACAAGTAAGAGAACTTTGCGCCTTACATgcgttaaataatttatttcaa aCGCGTAATACATTTTCGAAATCGGATCTAGACTCAATATGCAGTCGGTTGTCTCCAAATGTTTGGATAAACCCACACAGATCAATGCTGGGTTTCGGAAATTATGACATCAATGTGATTATGGCTGCGCTACAGAAGAAGGGCTGTGAGGCAATATGGTTTGATAAAAGAAA AGATCCAGGTTGCTTGGACCTAGCAAATATTTgtggttttatattaaatgtcCCGTCAGACTATAAGTTAGGTTTTGTTATGCTGCCGATTCGCAGGCGACACTGGATTACAATTAGACAAATTCAAGGGAACTTTTATAATCTGGATTCCAAACTGGATTCACCACAGTTAATTGGCAGG AACACAGATTTAATATCATATCTAAAAGAGCAACTAGACTGCAAAGAAAAGGAACTATTTGTGGTTGTTAGTAAAGAAGTAGAAGAGAAGCAGCTCTGGATCAACCAGTATGCGCTCAACAACAGAATAGACTCGCACAAGAATATACCCAATTGTGATAGTGTGGATAGTATCAACTCGCAGAATGAATACAAAAATCGCGATTCCGAGTGCCTCAGGTTGAACGAAGTGAGAAACTGTGTTGCTAGTGTAGAAAAcagtttttaa
- the LOC123691213 gene encoding apolipoprotein D-like, with translation MGDFRVTGAARIYLVLFCTIVQAVCVSTGLGKCPIYPQFPNFDMTRMSGKWYEVERSFHLIEIAASCTEIDVTINERGYFVINVHTINRLTGNHGVSYGLGIPSHAGSSAFRYKLNNRMPYVIGRMLPGAGHYNILFTDYDQFALIWSCTNYNVVHSDRIWLLGRERDIDAILRAQIYAIMQELNLDSDRLIISKNNNCTAVPYNNDIQ, from the exons ATGGGGGATTTCAGAGTGACAGGGGCGGCGAGGATATACCTTGTACTTTTCTGTACAATCGTACAAGCTGTGTGTGTGAGCACCGGATTGGGGAAATGTCCCATTTACCCACAGTTCCCCAATTTCGATATGACCAGA aTGTCAGGAAAATGGTACGAAGTGGAGCGGTCATTTCACCTGATAGAGATCGCAGCGAGCTGTACGGAGATAGATGTCACCATCAACGAGCGAGGGTACTTCGTCATCAACGTACACACGATCAACAGATT AACGGGTAACCACGGAGTATCCTACGGACTGGGCATACCCAGCCACGCGGGCTCGTCCGCCTTCCGCTACAAGCTGAACAACCGCATGCCGTACGTCATTGGGCGCATGCTGCCGGGAGCCGGCCATTATAATATCCTCTTCACGGATTACGATCAATTCGCGCTTATTTGGTCCTGCACTAATTACAACGTTGTGCACTCAG ATCGTATATGGCTGTTGGGCCGAGAGCGTGACATTGACGCAATTTTGCGCGCGCAAATCTATGCCATCATGCAAGAACTAAATTTGGACTCCGACCGACTCATTATTTCTAAGAATAATAACTGCACCGCTGTACCTTATAATAACGATATACAATAA